A window of the Miscanthus floridulus cultivar M001 chromosome 14, ASM1932011v1, whole genome shotgun sequence genome harbors these coding sequences:
- the LOC136503588 gene encoding uncharacterized protein, which translates to MAVLKDCQGDASFPHPPAGLVYCMDYLEKNIDGLEGKLKPLIEDHYMLFDFPGQVELFLLHSNATSVINKLIKKMDLRLTAVQFIDAHLCCDPGKYVPTLHGHVYSINDNARAEEEATDYEFVIRQLIKVEKVGVLVINDCPKFDLIPLNIGPDGHVASLFPNHPALELKNDWVTYMTNSPALELQTVNYWLKL; encoded by the exons ATGGCGGTGTTGAAAGATTGTCAGGGCGACGCTTCGTTCCCACATCCCCCAGCAG GGCTTGTGTATTGCATGGATTACTTGGAGAAGAATATTGACGGGCTTGAAGGAAAATTGAAGCCTCTTATTGAAG ATCACTATATGTTATTTGATTTTCCGGGGCAAGTGGAACTTTTCTTGCTTCACTCAAATGCAACAAGTGTTATTAATAAACTCATCAAAAAGATGGACTTGAGG CTGACTGCTGTGCAATTTATCGATGCCCATTTATGTTGTGATCCTGGAAAGTAT GTGCCTACTCTGCATGGTCATGTCTACTCCATCAACGACAATGCAAGGGCAGAAGAGGAAGCAACTGACTATGAATTTGTCATCCGGCAGCtgatcaaagttgagaaagttggAGTCTTAGTGATCAACGACTGCCccaaatttgaccttattcctcTGAACATTGGTCCTGACGGGCATGTAGCCTCATTGTTCCCCAACCATCCAGCGCTTGAGCTGAAAAACGACTGGGTCACTTACATGACTAACTCTCCCGCGCTTGAGTTGCAAACTGTAAATTATTGGTTGAAACTGTAA